From the Streptococcus sp. 29887 genome, one window contains:
- a CDS encoding DUF4767 domain-containing protein, translating into MKKNRMISGLLLGASVCLLAACGSQKREVTSTSSSTSISSTSSNSSTSTTSSTTSVVSSSSSQTGLWDAGKAEVLRSFVIDQWGPSFSPSQYYVSYGPSRQGNFFGVTLPSGILSGPGQQMTPDFLGETPDLVWSENGQVAAGKTAVVGIYSDIENTKYPSAHLYLFTIKDGQVIAWITEQNQGNPENRLYFRPTKNQELQAFFENLVLGESSAVATETSSATVPNTSVDTKNLTVEQAANWAKAHAASRYGAPFTKADFLAQVVTNVQSSDGLVYIEVREDHSSPNMKGTDPNVAPSAGFYRINASGQLERMDVVAGFYSVVAETYFE; encoded by the coding sequence ATGAAAAAGAATAGAATGATATCAGGCTTACTTTTGGGAGCCAGTGTCTGCTTGCTGGCGGCCTGTGGCAGTCAGAAGCGAGAAGTAACCTCGACATCTTCATCTACTTCTATAAGTTCGACTAGTTCTAATTCCAGCACATCAACCACCTCTTCGACCACCTCTGTAGTCAGTAGTTCAAGTAGCCAAACGGGTTTGTGGGATGCTGGTAAAGCAGAAGTGCTGAGAAGTTTTGTGATAGACCAATGGGGGCCATCATTCTCGCCTTCCCAATACTATGTATCTTATGGCCCAAGTCGTCAAGGTAACTTTTTTGGCGTGACCTTGCCCTCAGGTATTCTCAGTGGCCCGGGGCAACAAATGACGCCAGATTTTCTAGGAGAAACTCCTGACCTAGTTTGGAGTGAAAATGGACAAGTGGCAGCAGGAAAAACAGCAGTAGTTGGGATCTATTCGGATATTGAAAATACAAAATACCCAAGTGCCCATCTCTATCTCTTTACCATTAAGGATGGTCAGGTGATTGCTTGGATTACCGAGCAAAATCAGGGTAATCCAGAAAATCGCTTGTATTTCAGACCAACTAAAAACCAGGAATTACAAGCTTTCTTTGAAAACTTGGTCCTCGGTGAAAGTTCAGCAGTGGCAACTGAAACTAGCTCAGCAACTGTTCCTAATACGTCTGTAGACACCAAGAATTTGACCGTCGAGCAGGCAGCTAATTGGGCCAAGGCACATGCAGCTTCTCGTTACGGGGCTCCTTTTACCAAAGCGGATTTTCTAGCCCAAGTGGTTACCAATGTGCAATCTTCGGATGGCTTGGTCTATATTGAGGTAAGAGAAGACCACAGCAGTCCAAATATGAAAGGGACAGATCCCAATGTTGCTCCATCAGCAGGTTTTTATAGAATAAATGCCAGTGGACAGTTAGAAAGAATGGATGTTGTGGCAGGGTTCTATTCTGTTGTCGCAGAAACATACTTTGAATAG
- a CDS encoding DUF6287 domain-containing protein: MKKYLALALVCVATLTACSKSRVQTEQSSSSSSNQQSSTSSSTKQQSSTSSSQVKKDDKELYQSVFSDYQAIIDFANSADKENVEKMLTVLQGLQLQMNSWVMESAVKSAPHLRYAFYDLNQDGQNELFIGSENSDGSVFVKGFYGIIDGQISLLAENFVAGVGGGRSALVLFQSGEYVSYGWSSGTGDAVGTLNKLDANGQLIEGVEQDFHMRDELVSVFGKTESEILDPNQFDWEEFEIDRTESETEMSSSNQTDGVQSMNLEQILAGNFSSLEGEWVNARGDRIEIDSQGNVAVNGEGYTVFVDVQFAKFEGEVLLAGITNPNAMASPTIPTLLIPKGVQNTYGFLEGHSDQTDTSKDRIFTTQSVATTESFSQGVFYRVDD, encoded by the coding sequence ATGAAAAAATATCTAGCTTTAGCACTTGTCTGTGTGGCAACTTTAACAGCTTGTAGCAAGTCACGTGTTCAGACGGAACAATCCTCAAGCTCGTCATCCAATCAACAAAGTTCGACTAGTTCATCAACGAAACAACAAAGTTCAACTAGTTCGAGCCAAGTCAAGAAGGACGATAAGGAACTGTATCAGTCCGTCTTTTCGGATTACCAGGCAATCATAGACTTTGCGAATAGTGCTGACAAAGAAAATGTAGAAAAAATGCTGACTGTCCTACAAGGTTTACAGCTTCAAATGAATTCTTGGGTTATGGAAAGTGCGGTAAAATCTGCTCCCCATTTAAGATATGCCTTTTATGATCTTAATCAGGATGGTCAGAATGAACTGTTTATCGGTTCTGAAAATTCGGATGGCTCAGTATTTGTAAAGGGCTTTTATGGGATTATTGATGGCCAAATTTCTTTGTTAGCAGAAAATTTTGTAGCTGGAGTTGGTGGTGGGAGAAGCGCCCTTGTCTTGTTCCAGAGTGGAGAATATGTTAGTTATGGATGGAGTTCAGGGACAGGAGATGCCGTAGGTACGCTTAATAAGTTAGATGCAAATGGTCAATTGATTGAGGGAGTCGAGCAAGATTTTCATATGAGAGATGAACTTGTTTCTGTTTTTGGAAAGACAGAGTCAGAAATTCTAGATCCTAATCAATTTGACTGGGAAGAATTTGAGATTGACAGAACAGAATCAGAAACAGAAATGAGCAGTTCAAATCAAACAGATGGTGTCCAGTCCATGAATTTGGAACAAATCCTAGCTGGAAACTTTTCTAGTTTGGAAGGAGAATGGGTCAATGCGCGTGGCGATCGAATAGAGATTGATAGTCAGGGGAATGTGGCTGTAAATGGGGAGGGCTACACTGTCTTTGTTGATGTACAATTTGCCAAGTTTGAAGGTGAAGTTCTTTTAGCAGGAATTACCAATCCAAATGCTATGGCTTCACCTACCATACCAACTTTGCTGATTCCAAAAGGGGTACAGAATACTTATGGATTTCTAGAAGGGCATAGCGACCAGACGGACACCAGCAAGGATAGGATTTTTACTACCCAGAGTGTCGCAACGACAGAAAGTTTTAGCCAAGGTGTCTTTTATCGAGTGGATGATTAG
- the nusG gene encoding transcription termination/antitermination protein NusG, translating into MYDSFDKGWFVLQTYSGYENKVKENLLQRAHTYNMLENILRVEIPTQTVQVEKNGEVKEVEENRFPGYVLVEMVMTDEAWFVVRNTPNVTGFVGSHGNRSKPTPLLEEEIRQILVSMGQTVQEFDIDVKVGDTVRIIDGAFTDYTGKITEIDNNKVKMVISMFGNDTIAEVNLSQIAEL; encoded by the coding sequence ATGTACGATAGTTTTGATAAGGGCTGGTTTGTCTTGCAAACCTATTCAGGGTATGAGAACAAGGTTAAGGAGAACTTGCTCCAACGCGCCCACACTTACAATATGTTAGAAAATATCCTTCGTGTAGAAATTCCTACTCAGACCGTTCAAGTTGAGAAAAATGGTGAGGTTAAGGAAGTAGAAGAAAACCGTTTCCCAGGTTATGTCTTGGTGGAAATGGTCATGACCGACGAAGCTTGGTTTGTGGTCCGTAACACACCAAACGTTACAGGTTTCGTTGGCTCCCACGGTAACCGTTCAAAACCAACTCCCCTCTTGGAAGAAGAAATCCGTCAAATCTTGGTATCTATGGGTCAAACCGTGCAAGAATTTGATATTGATGTCAAAGTTGGCGACACTGTGCGTATCATCGATGGTGCCTTCACCGACTACACAGGTAAAATCACAGAAATCGACAACAACAAGGTCAAAATGGTCATCTCTATGTTTGGTAATGATACCATTGCTGAAGTTAACTTGAGCCAGATTGCTGAGTTGTAA
- the secE gene encoding preprotein translocase subunit SecE encodes MKFLKDIFQILKKTAWPTRKQSWKDFASVVQYTAFFVAIVYLFDLILSRGIMSLINLF; translated from the coding sequence GTGAAATTTTTGAAAGATATTTTCCAGATTTTAAAAAAGACCGCCTGGCCAACTCGTAAGCAGAGCTGGAAGGACTTTGCCTCTGTTGTACAATACACAGCATTTTTCGTGGCAATTGTTTATCTCTTTGATTTGATTTTGTCACGTGGGATCATGAGTTTAATCAATCTTTTCTAG
- the rpmG gene encoding 50S ribosomal protein L33 — protein MALKKASLACTVCGSRNYSISLSSNPKPTRLEVNKFCKHCGQYTVHKETR, from the coding sequence ATGGCACTAAAAAAAGCAAGCCTAGCCTGTACTGTTTGTGGTTCTCGCAACTATTCGATTAGTCTGTCGAGTAATCCCAAGCCAACACGGTTAGAAGTAAATAAATTTTGTAAACATTGTGGACAATACACCGTTCACAAGGAAACCAGATAG
- the pbp2a gene encoding penicillin-binding protein PBP2A, producing the protein MDRDDLQYQPIDVPEDFQAEQEEYPRRSRRGSGKSFEKAKKKSRIPEPIRKFWRRYQLTKILMIVIGVMVLTVGGYLFFLAKTANVGDLQEALKATTIIYDKDGVEAGTLSGQKGTYVELDAISDHMENAVIATEDRSFYKNSGINYQRTILAVLTLGRSGGGSTITQQLAKNAFLTQDQTISRKAREYFLALEINKKYSKEEILTMYLNNAYFGNGVWGVEDASQKYFGISASDLSIEQSALLAGMLKGPELYNPYYSIENATNRRDTILQAMVDAGVIDQATADAGFQVDLASQLADTYSGKQSNYSYPSYFDAVIAEAIDRYGLKESDIINNGYRIYTEMDQNSQASMQVIFDDESMFPSSSYDGTYAQAASVALDPKTGGVRALVGRVNSAEDADFRTFNFATQGQRSPGSTIKPLVAYAPAVAAGWSTDMALDNHTETYGDYTLHNYDRSTSDTIPMYQALALSYNLPVAYIVNTLGIDKAFEYGKKFGLNMDEVEKVLGVSIGSGVETNPLQMAQAYAVFANEGVMKDAHLITRIETASGKVLAEHRETSTKVLDRSVADKMTSMMLGTFTNGTGVTADAANYYLAGKTGTTETSFNVDLVNDQWHIAYTPDLVISQWVGFEQTDENHYIDSGSYWMAPAVFQTVANSILPYTAGTPFDVENAYVQNGIVEVAEEPAAQSEVGISQEQVQEISDQARNLIEQTKQNLIDAQLPERAKSLWDTVTTWFEELSNP; encoded by the coding sequence ATGGACAGAGATGATTTACAGTATCAACCGATTGATGTACCAGAGGATTTTCAGGCTGAGCAGGAAGAATATCCTCGTCGTAGCCGTCGAGGAAGTGGTAAATCTTTCGAAAAAGCAAAGAAGAAGTCACGAATTCCAGAGCCGATTCGCAAGTTTTGGCGTCGCTATCAGTTGACTAAGATTTTAATGATTGTGATTGGGGTCATGGTGTTGACCGTTGGTGGCTATCTCTTCTTCCTAGCCAAAACAGCCAATGTTGGGGATTTACAGGAAGCTCTCAAGGCTACCACCATTATCTATGATAAGGATGGAGTAGAGGCTGGCACTCTGTCAGGTCAAAAAGGGACCTATGTGGAGCTGGATGCGATTTCGGATCATATGGAAAATGCGGTCATCGCGACGGAAGATAGGAGTTTTTATAAAAACTCAGGGATCAACTACCAGCGGACTATCCTAGCGGTCTTGACCTTGGGGCGTTCAGGTGGTGGTTCAACTATTACTCAGCAGTTGGCCAAGAATGCCTTTTTGACCCAGGACCAAACCATTAGCCGTAAGGCTAGAGAATATTTCCTTGCCCTTGAAATCAATAAAAAATATAGCAAAGAGGAAATCCTGACCATGTACCTCAACAATGCTTATTTTGGCAATGGGGTCTGGGGGGTGGAAGACGCCAGTCAAAAATACTTTGGGATTTCAGCTAGTGATTTATCGATTGAGCAATCCGCTCTACTAGCAGGCATGTTGAAAGGTCCTGAGCTTTACAATCCCTATTACTCAATTGAGAATGCGACTAATCGTCGCGATACTATTTTGCAAGCCATGGTAGATGCTGGAGTCATTGATCAGGCAACGGCTGATGCAGGTTTTCAGGTCGATTTAGCCAGTCAATTGGCGGATACCTATTCTGGCAAACAGAGTAATTATTCCTACCCATCCTATTTTGATGCGGTCATTGCAGAGGCCATTGACAGATATGGTTTGAAAGAGTCGGACATCATCAACAACGGCTATCGGATCTACACGGAGATGGACCAAAATTCTCAGGCAAGCATGCAGGTCATTTTTGATGATGAAAGTATGTTCCCATCCTCCAGCTATGATGGGACCTATGCCCAGGCTGCCAGCGTGGCTCTTGATCCTAAGACGGGTGGCGTACGCGCCTTGGTTGGTCGTGTTAACAGTGCAGAGGATGCAGACTTTAGAACCTTTAACTTTGCAACCCAGGGGCAGAGAAGTCCTGGGTCAACCATTAAGCCTCTTGTAGCCTATGCACCTGCGGTGGCTGCGGGCTGGTCTACAGATATGGCTTTGGATAACCATACGGAAACCTATGGCGATTACACTTTACATAACTATGATCGTTCTACCTCGGACACTATTCCAATGTATCAAGCTTTGGCTCTTTCCTACAATTTGCCAGTAGCCTACATAGTCAACACCTTGGGTATTGACAAGGCCTTCGAATATGGGAAAAAGTTCGGTCTGAACATGGATGAAGTGGAAAAAGTTTTGGGTGTGTCGATCGGCTCGGGTGTGGAAACCAATCCTCTGCAGATGGCTCAGGCTTATGCTGTTTTTGCCAATGAGGGTGTGATGAAGGATGCCCATTTGATTACCCGGATTGAAACGGCAAGTGGCAAGGTTTTGGCGGAACATCGTGAAACCAGTACCAAAGTTCTTGATCGGTCGGTGGCTGATAAGATGACTTCAATGATGTTGGGAACATTTACAAACGGTACAGGTGTAACGGCAGATGCGGCAAATTACTACTTGGCTGGTAAGACGGGAACGACGGAAACCAGCTTTAATGTGGATTTGGTCAATGACCAGTGGCACATTGCCTACACGCCAGATTTGGTTATTAGTCAGTGGGTTGGTTTTGAGCAGACGGATGAAAACCACTATATTGACAGCGGCAGTTATTGGATGGCGCCAGCAGTTTTTCAAACAGTGGCCAATTCCATACTTCCCTATACTGCGGGAACGCCTTTTGATGTAGAGAATGCCTATGTGCAAAATGGGATTGTCGAGGTGGCAGAAGAACCGGCGGCACAGTCGGAGGTTGGCATTAGCCAGGAGCAGGTACAGGAGATTTCTGATCAGGCTCGTAATCTGATTGAGCAAACCAAGCAAAATCTGATTGATGCCCAGTTGCCAGAGAGGGCTAAATCTCTTTGGGATACGGTTACAACTTGGTTTGAGGAGTTGTCAAATCCTTAG
- a CDS encoding NAD(P)/FAD-dependent oxidoreductase, which produces MTQVHDITIIGGGPVGLFAAFYAHLRQAKVKIIDSLPQLGGQPAILYPEKAILDIPAFPSLTGQELTDNLLAQLAPFDTTICLNETLTAIEPGETITLTTNKGSHQTKTLIIAMGGGAFKPRPLEIDGADSFDNVHYHVSNIQQYADKDIVVLGGGDSAVDWSLAFEKIAKTTQIVHRRDNFRALEHSVEELKQSSVTIHTPFIPKGLSGENGRASSIDFDKVKSEDKLTLSFDHLFVNYGFKSSVGTLKEWGLELNRHRIIVNSKQETSVPGIYAIGDCCFYEGKVDLIATGLGEAPTAVNNAMNYLNPNEKVQPKHSTSL; this is translated from the coding sequence ATGACACAAGTACATGATATTACCATCATCGGTGGCGGACCAGTCGGTCTCTTCGCCGCCTTCTATGCCCACCTCCGCCAAGCCAAGGTCAAAATCATTGACTCCCTGCCCCAACTAGGGGGCCAGCCAGCCATTCTCTATCCTGAAAAGGCCATTTTGGACATTCCGGCCTTTCCAAGCCTGACAGGACAGGAATTGACCGACAACCTCCTTGCCCAACTGGCACCCTTTGACACCACCATCTGCCTCAATGAAACCCTGACTGCTATCGAACCTGGGGAAACCATTACCCTAACAACCAACAAGGGCAGTCACCAAACCAAGACCCTGATTATCGCCATGGGTGGCGGGGCCTTCAAGCCTCGTCCGCTGGAGATTGACGGTGCCGATAGCTTTGACAACGTCCACTACCACGTTTCTAACATCCAGCAGTATGCCGACAAGGACATCGTCGTTTTGGGGGGCGGCGACTCTGCGGTCGATTGGTCACTGGCCTTTGAAAAAATCGCCAAAACTACCCAAATCGTCCACCGTCGTGACAATTTCCGAGCCCTCGAGCACAGCGTAGAGGAGCTCAAGCAGTCCAGCGTCACCATCCACACACCTTTTATCCCTAAAGGGCTTTCTGGGGAAAATGGCAGAGCTTCTAGCATTGATTTTGACAAGGTAAAGAGCGAGGACAAGCTGACCCTGTCTTTCGATCACCTCTTTGTCAACTACGGTTTCAAGTCATCTGTCGGTACGCTAAAAGAATGGGGATTGGAACTCAATCGCCACCGAATCATTGTCAACAGCAAGCAAGAAACCTCTGTCCCTGGTATCTATGCCATCGGTGACTGTTGCTTCTACGAAGGCAAAGTTGACCTGATTGCGACTGGACTGGGCGAAGCCCCAACCGCTGTTAACAATGCCATGAACTACCTCAATCCAAACGAAAAAGTGCAACCCAAGCACTCGACCAGCCTATAA
- a CDS encoding RluA family pseudouridine synthase has translation MKIDIRIPQAFPQLTVKEVLEDYFLIPRKIRHFLRTKKHVRVNGELINWQSPIAAGDLLELTFDQEDYPEKSIPLGQANLVEELYQDEHLIIVNKPEGMKTHGNEPTEIALLNHVSAYVGQTCYVVHRLDMETSGAILFAKNPFILPILNRLLEDKVIYRDYLALCQGQLRKTDWTITDKIGRDRHDRRKRVVDNRKGQTALTQVHLLRALGKNSLVSCRLQTGRTHQIRVHLAHHGHALIGDPLYSRVSATRLMLHAQKLSLTHPLTLEEIRVEARSESFEKVMKK, from the coding sequence ATGAAAATTGATATTCGTATTCCCCAAGCCTTTCCCCAACTGACTGTCAAGGAAGTCTTGGAAGATTATTTTCTCATTCCCAGAAAAATCCGCCACTTCCTCCGCACCAAGAAGCATGTCCGCGTCAACGGTGAGCTGATAAACTGGCAGAGTCCGATTGCCGCAGGCGACCTGCTAGAATTGACCTTTGACCAGGAAGATTATCCTGAAAAAAGCATTCCTCTAGGACAGGCGAACTTGGTGGAGGAACTCTATCAAGATGAGCACTTGATTATCGTCAACAAGCCTGAAGGCATGAAGACCCACGGCAATGAGCCGACGGAAATTGCCCTGCTCAACCATGTATCTGCCTATGTCGGTCAGACCTGCTATGTGGTCCACAGGCTGGATATGGAAACCAGTGGAGCCATTCTCTTCGCCAAAAATCCCTTTATCCTGCCCATTCTCAATCGGCTTTTGGAGGACAAAGTCATCTACCGTGACTATCTCGCCCTCTGCCAAGGCCAGCTCAGAAAGACAGACTGGACTATTACCGATAAGATTGGACGGGACAGGCACGACCGTAGAAAGCGGGTGGTCGATAACCGCAAAGGGCAGACTGCTCTTACCCAGGTCCACCTCTTGAGGGCCCTTGGCAAAAATAGTCTAGTTTCCTGTCGCCTCCAGACAGGACGGACTCACCAAATCCGGGTCCATCTAGCCCATCACGGTCATGCTCTAATCGGCGATCCGCTGTACAGTCGAGTCTCCGCCACCCGCCTCATGCTCCACGCCCAAAAACTCAGCCTGACCCACCCGCTGACCTTGGAAGAAATCCGCGTGGAAGCAAGGTCGGAGAGTTTTGAGAAGGTGATGAAAAAATGA
- a CDS encoding DUF3592 domain-containing protein — translation MKESTLGYVILTFVCWLLGLVFFYNWWRQVTIRDKSSVKIKGIVIGHKMFQRFHTPIVEYYVDGKRYRQHLRYYMRYIDKGNVYFTYETEEELKREILKDRLTIYANGLKCDYRKHWPVGSTMAVYYNPNNPKLAYVERYAGTIHYFRNLTILIFVVWLLAMSIIYFLIGF, via the coding sequence ATGAAAGAATCAACTTTGGGCTATGTTATTTTAACATTCGTATGTTGGCTTCTAGGTTTGGTCTTTTTCTACAACTGGTGGCGCCAAGTGACAATTAGAGATAAGAGTTCGGTAAAAATCAAAGGGATTGTCATTGGTCATAAAATGTTTCAACGATTTCATACACCGATAGTTGAATACTATGTTGATGGAAAGAGGTACAGACAACACTTACGTTACTATATGCGTTATATAGATAAAGGTAATGTTTACTTTACCTATGAAACCGAAGAAGAACTGAAGCGAGAAATACTAAAAGATAGATTAACAATCTATGCAAATGGTTTAAAATGCGATTATAGAAAACATTGGCCTGTTGGCTCGACTATGGCAGTTTACTATAACCCCAACAATCCAAAATTGGCCTATGTTGAGCGGTATGCAGGAACGATACATTATTTCCGTAATCTAACTATACTAATCTTTGTAGTTTGGCTTCTCGCTATGTCAATTATTTACTTCTTAATAGGTTTTTAA
- the purR gene encoding pur operon repressor yields MKLRRSERMVVISNYLINHPYELTSLNTFAEKYESAKSSISEDIAIIKKAFEESSIGQIETITGASGGVVFTPSISKEESIEIAQTLRDQMAESNRILPGGYIYSSDLLSTPHVLKNVGRIIANAFKEEKIDAVMTVATKGVPLANAVANVLNVPFVIVRRDLKITEGSTVSVNYVSGSSDRIEKMFLSKRSLKAGSRVLIVDDFLKNGGTINGMISLLSEFDSTLVGVAVFAENQKGDRNVANYKSLLAVTDINVKENRVDVELGNIFE; encoded by the coding sequence ATGAAATTAAGAAGAAGTGAACGAATGGTTGTCATCTCCAACTACCTCATCAATCACCCTTACGAATTAACAAGCTTGAATACCTTTGCGGAAAAGTATGAGTCTGCCAAGTCTTCGATTTCAGAAGATATTGCAATTATTAAAAAAGCCTTTGAAGAAAGTTCGATTGGTCAGATTGAAACCATTACTGGTGCCAGTGGAGGTGTTGTATTTACGCCATCTATTTCTAAGGAAGAGTCCATCGAGATTGCTCAAACTCTTCGTGACCAGATGGCTGAAAGTAACCGAATTTTGCCAGGTGGTTATATTTACTCATCTGACCTTCTTTCAACCCCTCATGTCTTGAAAAATGTTGGTCGTATTATTGCCAATGCTTTTAAGGAAGAAAAGATTGATGCTGTCATGACGGTTGCGACAAAGGGTGTTCCCTTGGCCAATGCCGTTGCCAATGTACTCAATGTTCCATTTGTTATTGTTCGTCGGGATCTTAAGATTACAGAAGGTTCGACCGTTTCGGTTAACTATGTGTCAGGATCTAGCGACCGCATTGAGAAAATGTTCCTATCCAAGCGTAGCTTGAAGGCAGGAAGTCGTGTCTTGATTGTCGATGACTTCTTGAAAAACGGTGGTACCATCAATGGTATGATCAGCCTACTCTCTGAGTTTGATTCAACCTTGGTTGGCGTAGCTGTCTTTGCGGAAAACCAAAAAGGTGATCGCAACGTTGCCAACTACAAATCGCTTCTAGCCGTGACCGACATCAATGTCAAAGAAAACCGCGTGGACGTTGAGTTGGGTAATATTTTTGAGTAA
- a CDS encoding aminoglycoside phosphotransferase family protein yields MAVGIVSRQPLTKGWSTDQKYKVQLEDGRFGLLRIAERPAYEAKRLEFQLVENLFGLGLPVAEPLSFWADDLSVYTLYEWVEGQEMNEVASSLSDSVLYELGCQSGQFLRTLHALPIDQNQRDWNNYYQSKIDSKLEAYRTCSHSYPNGQAMIDFVQANRHLLAGRPIAYHHGDFHTGNFLRGQDGRLKILDFDRYDIGDPWEEFNRLIFTADLSPAFARGQVDAYFAGAIPEEFWRLLALYLTVNSLGALSWAEQVDPLQIPLMKEQADAVWTWYQGYSRLRPSWYL; encoded by the coding sequence ATGGCAGTTGGGATTGTATCTCGTCAGCCCCTCACCAAAGGCTGGTCCACGGACCAAAAGTACAAGGTCCAACTAGAAGATGGCCGCTTTGGTCTTTTGAGAATAGCAGAGCGGCCAGCCTATGAGGCTAAGCGATTAGAATTTCAATTAGTTGAAAACCTGTTTGGTCTAGGTTTGCCTGTGGCAGAGCCACTAAGTTTTTGGGCGGATGACTTGTCAGTCTATACCCTTTATGAATGGGTGGAAGGTCAGGAGATGAATGAAGTGGCTTCTAGCCTGTCTGATTCTGTCTTATATGAACTGGGCTGTCAGTCAGGTCAGTTCTTGCGAACCTTACATGCCCTGCCTATTGACCAAAACCAACGGGACTGGAACAACTACTATCAGTCCAAGATTGACAGTAAGTTAGAAGCCTATCGTACATGTAGTCATTCCTATCCAAATGGTCAAGCCATGATAGACTTTGTCCAGGCCAATCGTCACTTGCTTGCAGGAAGACCAATTGCCTACCATCATGGAGATTTTCACACAGGGAACTTTCTACGGGGCCAGGATGGAAGACTGAAAATTTTAGACTTTGATCGCTACGATATAGGAGATCCTTGGGAGGAGTTCAACCGTCTGATTTTCACGGCAGACTTGTCGCCAGCCTTTGCGCGTGGTCAGGTGGATGCCTATTTTGCAGGAGCTATTCCAGAGGAATTTTGGAGGCTTTTAGCCCTTTATCTGACCGTGAACAGTCTGGGGGCTCTTTCTTGGGCGGAGCAGGTGGATCCCCTCCAAATCCCCTTGATGAAAGAACAGGCTGATGCTGTTTGGACTTGGTATCAAGGCTATAGCAGGCTTCGACCATCATGGTATTTGTGA
- a CDS encoding 3'-5' exoribonuclease YhaM family protein gives MKINQMKKDEFFEGFYLIKTAEVRQTRAGKDYLALTFQDDTGEIEGKVWDAQPGKIKDFTAGTVVHMQGRREVYNNTPQVNQLVLRLPKAGEPNDPADFKEKPPVDVKDTKEYLSQMIFRIENATWQRIVRALYSKYDKEFYSYPAAKTNHHAFYSGLSFHTATMVRLADKIGDIYPQLNKSLLFAGIMLHDLAKVIELTGPDNTGYTVRGNLIGHISLIDEEITKVLMELGIDDSLEEVTVLRHVILSHHGLLEYGSPVRPQIMEAEILHMIDNIDAEMMMMLSALDKVGPGEMTNRIFAMDNRAFYKPNID, from the coding sequence ATGAAAATTAACCAAATGAAAAAAGATGAATTCTTCGAAGGATTCTATCTGATCAAGACAGCTGAAGTCCGTCAAACACGAGCTGGCAAAGACTACCTAGCTCTGACCTTCCAGGATGATACGGGCGAGATTGAAGGCAAGGTTTGGGATGCCCAACCAGGGAAAATCAAGGATTTTACTGCTGGGACAGTTGTTCACATGCAGGGACGCCGTGAGGTTTACAACAACACACCTCAGGTCAATCAACTGGTTCTGCGTTTGCCAAAAGCCGGTGAGCCAAATGATCCTGCTGATTTTAAGGAAAAACCACCTGTTGATGTCAAGGACACCAAGGAATATCTGAGCCAGATGATTTTCCGCATTGAAAATGCCACTTGGCAGCGGATTGTCCGTGCCCTTTACAGCAAGTACGACAAGGAATTTTATTCCTATCCAGCAGCCAAGACCAATCACCATGCCTTTTATTCAGGCTTGTCCTTCCATACAGCGACCATGGTCCGCTTGGCGGATAAAATTGGTGACATCTATCCCCAGCTCAACAAGAGCCTGCTTTTCGCAGGGATTATGCTCCATGACCTAGCCAAGGTGATCGAACTGACAGGTCCTGATAACACTGGCTATACGGTGCGTGGCAATCTGATTGGGCACATTTCCTTGATTGATGAAGAGATTACTAAGGTCTTGATGGAATTGGGCATCGATGACAGTCTGGAGGAAGTGACTGTTCTGCGCCATGTCATCCTCAGCCACCACGGTTTGCTGGAGTATGGAAGCCCTGTCCGTCCGCAGATTATGGAGGCGGAAATCCTCCACATGATTGACAACATCGATGCGGAAATGATGATGATGCTATCGGCCTTGGACAAGGTCGGCCCAGGCGAGATGACCAATCGCATCTTTGCCATGGATAACCGTGCCTTCTATAAGCCCAACATCGACTGA